In Phocoena phocoena chromosome 11, mPhoPho1.1, whole genome shotgun sequence, one DNA window encodes the following:
- the KIAA0930 gene encoding uncharacterized protein KIAA0930 homolog → MLRAIAEERGRLSLRREVCGLGCFKDDRIVFWTWMFSTYFMEKWAPRQDDMLFYVRRKLAYMGSEGAVDGRKAAEPEVEVEVYRRDSKKLPGLGDPDIDWEESVCLNLILQKLDYMVTCAVCTRADGGDIHVHKKKSQQVFASPSKHPMDSKGEESKISYPNIFFMIDSFEEVFSDMTVGEGEMVCVELVASDKSNTFQGVIFQGSIRYEALKKVYDNRVSVAARMAQKMSFGFYKYNNMEFVRMKGPQGKGHAEMAVSRVSTGDTSPCGTEEDSSPASPMHERVTSFSTPPTPERNHRPAFFSPSLKRKVPRSRMAEMKKSHSANDSEELFREDDGGADLHNATNLRSRSLSGTGRSLVGSWLKLNRTDGNFLLYAHLTYVTLPLHRILTDILEVRQKPILMT, encoded by the exons GGTGCTTCAAGGATGACCGTATCGTCTTCTGGACTTGGATGTTCTCTACCTACTTCATGGAGAAGTGGGCCCCGCGGCAGGACGACATGCTCTTCTACGTGCGCCGGAAGCTGGCGTACATGGGCAGCGAGGGCGCCGTCGACGGGCGGAAG GCA GCCGAGCccgaggtggaggtggaggtgtaCCGGCGGGACTCCAAGAAGCTGCCGGGCCTCGGAGACCCTGACATCGACTGGGAGGAGAGCGTCTGCTTGAACCTCATCCTGCAGAAG CTGGACTACATGGTGACATGTGCTGTGTGCACACGAGCTGATGGCGGGGACATCCACGTCCATAAGAAGAAATCCCAG CAAGTGTTCGCATCCCCCAGTAAACATCCCATGGACAGCAAAGGGGAAGAATCCAAGATCAGCTACCCCAACATCTTCTTCATGATCGACAGCTTCGAGGAG GTGTTCAGCGACATGACCGTGGGCGAAGGAGAGATGGTCTGTGTGGAGCTGGTGGCCAGTGACAAATCCAACACATTCCAAGGGGTCATCTTTCAGGGCTCCATCCGCTACGAGGCGCTCAAGAAGGTGTACGACAACCGC GTGAGTGTGGCTGCCCGCATGGCACAGAAGATGTCCTTTGGCTTCTACAAGTACAACAACATGGAGTTTGTGCGCATGAAGGGGCCACAGGGCAAGGGCCACGCCGAGATGGCGGTCAGCCGTGTGTCCACTGGTGACACGTCCCCCTGCGGGACCGAAGAGGACTCCAGCCCGGCTTCGCCCATGCACGAGCGG GTGACCTCCTTCAGCACTCCCCCAACGCCTGAGCGCAACCACCGGCCCGCCTTCTTCTCCCCGTCCCTCAAGAGGAAGGTGCCCCGCAGCCGGATGGCGGAGATGAAGAAATCTCACTCGGCCAACGACAGCGAGGAACTCTTCCGGGAGGATGACGGGGGAG CCGACCTGCACAATGCCACCAACCTGCGGTCTCGGTCCCTGTCCGGCACGGGGCGCTCCCTGGTCGGGTCCTGGCTGAAGCTGAACAGAACAGACGGGAATTTCCTTCTTTATGCACATTTAACCTACGTCACTTTGCCGCTGCACCGGATTTTAACAG ACATCCTGGAAGTACGGCAGAAGCCCATCCTGATGACCTAG